In the Solidesulfovibrio fructosivorans JJ] genome, AGAGCCCCTGGTCCACGGCGTCCAGGATGTCGTCGTCGAGCATGAGGTTGACCACGTTGTCCGCCGGCAAAAGCACCCCCTGCGCGCCGGTCAGGCCCCGGCGGCGGCAGACCGTGAAAAAGCCGCGGATCTTTTCGTTGAGCCCCCCCACGGCCAGGATGTCCCCGGACTGGGACACGGCCCCGGTCATGGCGTAGCACAACTTGATCGGCCGCTCGGCCAGGGCGGAAAGCAGCGAGGCCAGTTCGGCCCCGGAGGCCGAATCGCCCTCCACCTCGGCATAGCTCTGCTCGAAGCACAGCGACCCGGTCATGACCAGCGCCTTGTCCTGGGCGAACCGGCCGAGCAGGTAGCTTTTTAAAATCATCATGCCCTTGGTGTGGATCGGCCCGCCAAGCTCGGCCTCGCGTTCGAGGTCGAGGATGCCGCCGTGGCCGACGCCGACCGTGCAGGCGATCTGGTGGGGCAGCCCGAAGGCGTAGTCGCCGTACATGCGCACCGACAGCCCGTTGGCCCGGCCCACGGCCTCGCCGGTGGTCGAAACCTTGATCATCTCCCGGTCGTATTCCTCCAGGTAATCCTCTTCGTAGAGGTTGACCCGGAAATCGCGGGCCCGGCGGGCCCGTTCCAGATGGGAGGCGGCGACCATGTCCGCCTTCTCGCCGCGGGCCAGGGCGGCGGCTTCGATCATGAGCTCCCGGGCCAGCGGGAGCTTGAGCGACAGCCGTTTCTGGTCCTCGGCCAGAAGCGAGGCGTACTCCACCAGCCTGGCCAGGGCCGAACGGTCGAATGGCGGCAGTTTCGCGTCCCGGATCACCCGGGCGGCCAGGGTCAGGTAAACGAGAATGTTTTCCGGCGTGCGCGGCATGGTCTCCTGGAGATGGGCCTTGAGCTTGAACAGCTTGCCGAAACGCTCGTCGTTGTAAAGCAGCAGTTCGTAGGCCTCGTCCGGGCCCACCAGCACCACCTTGAGGTCCAGGGGGATGGGCTCGGGCTCGATGGTGCGGGTGCGCACGTGCTCGCCGCCCTCGGCCGGGTCCTCGACCCTGGCCTGGCCCGAGCGCAGCGCCCGCAAGAGCCCTTCCCAGGCCCCGACATTGGCCGAGATGTCGTCCACGCGGATGATGAGGAAGCCGCCGTTGGCCTTGTGCAGGGAACCGGCTTTGATGAGCGTGAAGTCGGTATAGAGCGCGCCCATCTCGGATTCGCGCTCGATACAGCCCATGAGGTTGAAATAGGTGGGGTGGTCCTCGATGACCACCGGCGCGCCCGAGAGGTGGCCGTTGTCCACGAACAGGTTGGCTTCGTAGCGGTAGAAGATGTCGTCGGGCAGGGGCGGCTCGCCATGGGAGGCCGGCGCCGGCGCGGGCTGGGCTCCGGGCATAAAGG is a window encoding:
- a CDS encoding Lon protease family protein, whose amino-acid sequence is MTKILRASSLRAACPPDSLPYADSRDIPDSPDALSRTQPRAHAALDLALSIAGREYNVYLAGEPSMGRTHFARTFLDPAAAKGATPPDWLYVHNFDDPDRPRAISLPPGQGKGFKTSLAKAVADIREEIPARFEREAYQTQKQSLMRGYNADRETVLDEMEERAKGEGYSLFIDDQGGFTLYPLLEGKVVSDEEFERLDPELKKTLKAKGDRLLEEMGSALRRLSKEERGYRDREKDLERTTAGEVVDAHLAALAELRAAHPAIDAFLKAMRADILDNIDAFMPGAQPAPAPASHGEPPLPDDIFYRYEANLFVDNGHLSGAPVVIEDHPTYFNLMGCIERESEMGALYTDFTLIKAGSLHKANGGFLIIRVDDISANVGAWEGLLRALRSGQARVEDPAEGGEHVRTRTIEPEPIPLDLKVVLVGPDEAYELLLYNDERFGKLFKLKAHLQETMPRTPENILVYLTLAARVIRDAKLPPFDRSALARLVEYASLLAEDQKRLSLKLPLARELMIEAAALARGEKADMVAASHLERARRARDFRVNLYEEDYLEEYDREMIKVSTTGEAVGRANGLSVRMYGDYAFGLPHQIACTVGVGHGGILDLEREAELGGPIHTKGMMILKSYLLGRFAQDKALVMTGSLCFEQSYAEVEGDSASGAELASLLSALAERPIKLCYAMTGAVSQSGDILAVGGLNEKIRGFFTVCRRRGLTGAQGVLLPADNVVNLMLDDDILDAVDQGLFRIFPVSTIEEAMEILTGLPAGTRGADGKFPPQTLYALVDERLARLARCAPPGFPGQVADRG